The following coding sequences are from one Halomicrobium zhouii window:
- a CDS encoding glycosyltransferase — MELPRVAAFTDTYLPTVNGVTYTVKTWRERWLGRGSHMDVVYPRSDHEATAGEHPVSSLPFPFYDGFRVGVPQIPEAVSQADVVHAHTPFSLGVGGYRLSRRLDVPLVASYHTPISEYASYISFNGAVEKAVRSSASRYERWFLDRADLIVAPSERTAEHVRENVGVATPVEVVANGVDVEFFHPVETDSFRERYDLPEGPLVGYTGRHGYEKCLDDVVDAADGLDVTLVFGGDGPAREDLERKAADVGVDARFLGFLDREELPEFYSALDVFAFPSPVETEGLVAMEANACGTPVVGVDSGALSDTIVDGKTGFTYPEGDIEAFRSDIERALSEYDDLRETCLDHRETVSVEHSVDRLADVYDRI, encoded by the coding sequence ATGGAACTCCCGCGCGTCGCCGCGTTCACGGACACCTATCTCCCCACCGTGAACGGCGTCACCTACACGGTCAAGACGTGGCGCGAACGATGGCTCGGTCGTGGGAGTCACATGGACGTCGTCTACCCGCGGAGCGACCACGAGGCGACCGCGGGCGAACACCCCGTTTCCAGTCTGCCCTTCCCCTTCTACGACGGCTTCAGGGTGGGCGTCCCGCAGATTCCCGAGGCTGTCAGTCAGGCAGACGTCGTCCACGCGCACACGCCGTTCAGCCTCGGCGTGGGAGGCTATCGCCTCTCCCGGCGCCTCGACGTCCCGCTCGTCGCCTCCTACCACACGCCGATCAGCGAGTACGCCTCCTACATCTCGTTCAACGGCGCCGTCGAGAAGGCCGTCCGCAGCTCGGCCTCGCGCTACGAGCGCTGGTTCCTAGACCGCGCCGACCTCATCGTCGCGCCGAGCGAGCGCACCGCCGAGCACGTCCGGGAGAACGTCGGCGTCGCGACACCCGTCGAAGTGGTCGCCAACGGCGTCGACGTCGAGTTCTTCCACCCGGTCGAGACCGACTCGTTCCGCGAGCGATACGACCTGCCCGAGGGCCCCCTCGTCGGCTACACCGGCCGCCACGGCTACGAGAAGTGCCTTGACGACGTCGTCGACGCCGCCGACGGCCTCGACGTGACCCTGGTGTTCGGCGGCGACGGGCCGGCACGCGAGGATCTCGAACGCAAGGCGGCCGACGTCGGCGTCGACGCCCGGTTCCTCGGCTTCCTCGACCGGGAGGAACTCCCCGAGTTCTACAGCGCGCTCGACGTGTTCGCCTTCCCCAGCCCCGTCGAGACGGAGGGCCTCGTCGCGATGGAGGCCAACGCCTGCGGGACGCCCGTCGTCGGCGTCGACAGCGGCGCGCTGAGCGACACCATCGTCGACGGGAAGACGGGATTCACGTACCCCGAAGGGGACATCGAGGCGTTCCGCAGCGACATCGAGCGCGCGCTGTCCGAGTACGACGACCTGCGGGAGACCTGTCTCGACCACCGCGAGACGGTGAGCGTCGAACACTCGGTCGACCGCCTCGCGGACGTGTACGACCGCATCTGA
- a CDS encoding DUF7839 domain-containing protein has translation MAKDATSGTSASVLRNKRNATQYQILVQIADRQPAVSQQEIADVIGITSQAVSNYLQDLVEREYVRKLGRGRYEVTKEGVDWLISHTTELREFVDHVSDDVVGQVDIDAAIATGEIEEGERVSLSMRDGILHATPGAAGSATGVAATDAESGEDVGVTDFDGVVDYDYGAVTIVSVPRIEDGGSEMVDGDAIVAFADDHDLVAVAGNEAIVAARRAGLSIDIRFASTDAVREAATKGLDVLLVATADRLSSHTDSLRDQNVSYEVRDVPDDGE, from the coding sequence ATGGCGAAGGACGCCACGTCCGGGACGAGCGCGTCGGTCCTCCGGAACAAGCGCAACGCGACCCAGTACCAGATCCTCGTCCAGATAGCGGACCGCCAGCCAGCGGTCAGCCAGCAGGAGATCGCCGACGTGATCGGCATCACGTCCCAGGCGGTCAGCAACTACCTCCAGGACCTCGTCGAACGCGAGTACGTCCGCAAACTCGGACGCGGGCGCTACGAGGTCACCAAGGAGGGGGTCGACTGGCTTATCTCGCACACGACCGAACTCAGGGAGTTCGTCGACCACGTCTCCGACGACGTCGTGGGCCAGGTCGACATCGACGCGGCGATCGCGACCGGCGAGATCGAGGAGGGAGAGCGCGTCTCGCTGTCGATGCGCGACGGGATCCTCCACGCGACACCGGGTGCGGCGGGAAGTGCAACCGGAGTTGCAGCCACCGACGCCGAGTCGGGCGAGGACGTCGGCGTGACGGACTTCGACGGTGTCGTCGATTACGACTACGGCGCGGTGACCATCGTCTCCGTCCCGCGGATCGAGGACGGGGGAAGCGAGATGGTGGACGGCGACGCGATCGTCGCCTTCGCCGACGACCACGACCTCGTTGCCGTCGCCGGGAACGAGGCCATCGTCGCGGCGCGGCGGGCGGGCCTGTCTATCGACATTCGCTTCGCGAGCACCGACGCCGTCCGGGAGGCGGCGACGAAGGGGCTCGACGTGCTCCTGGTCGCGACTGCCGACCGGCTATCGTCACACACCGACAGCCTCCGCGACCAGAACGTCAGCTACGAAGTCCGCGACGTCCCCGACGACGGCGAGTGA
- a CDS encoding S1C family serine protease: MRHRTGYVTVVVIVAVLSVSGVATATVGAAPVGPAAQQQAGGSQQQADGACDYTALYEDSIDSVVSVQQVRGQGSGFVYQTGGNGSASYVVTNAHVVGNATDVTVQFRGGESLPGTVVGTDVYSDLAVVRVNETPGYVEALPVAENQTEHGERVAALGSPFGLEETITHGIVSGLNRSMPTRLGFEIPNVVQTDAPISPGNSGGPLVSCDGAVVGVNTAGIAAQGAENIGFAVSSTAVERVVPSLIETGEFTHPALGISGTGVTPAIADANDLESDRGVIVASVNEGAPAAEVLQGSDRVERADRQFVPIGGDVIVAVDGQNVSTSEELASVLLAETRPGDEVALTIVRDGERMTVNTTVIERPDPEASPGPNEGQP; this comes from the coding sequence ATGCGACACAGAACAGGGTACGTAACGGTAGTCGTGATAGTCGCGGTGCTCAGTGTCAGCGGCGTCGCGACGGCCACAGTCGGCGCAGCACCGGTCGGGCCGGCGGCCCAGCAACAGGCCGGTGGGTCCCAGCAACAGGCCGATGGAGCGTGCGACTACACCGCGCTCTACGAGGACAGTATCGATTCGGTCGTCTCGGTCCAGCAGGTCCGCGGACAGGGCTCCGGATTCGTCTACCAGACCGGCGGGAACGGGTCGGCGAGTTACGTCGTCACGAACGCCCACGTCGTGGGTAACGCGACGGACGTCACCGTCCAGTTCAGGGGAGGAGAGTCGCTGCCCGGCACCGTCGTCGGCACGGACGTCTACAGCGACCTGGCGGTCGTCCGGGTGAACGAGACGCCCGGCTACGTCGAAGCGCTACCCGTCGCCGAGAACCAGACCGAACACGGCGAGCGCGTCGCGGCGCTGGGCAGTCCGTTCGGCCTCGAAGAGACGATCACCCACGGCATCGTCAGCGGGCTGAACCGGTCGATGCCGACGCGGCTCGGGTTCGAGATCCCGAACGTCGTCCAGACCGACGCGCCGATCAGCCCCGGCAACAGCGGCGGTCCGCTCGTCTCCTGCGACGGTGCGGTCGTCGGCGTGAACACCGCCGGCATCGCCGCACAGGGCGCCGAGAACATCGGCTTCGCCGTCTCGTCGACGGCCGTCGAGCGCGTCGTCCCGTCGCTGATCGAGACCGGCGAGTTCACGCATCCGGCCCTGGGGATCTCCGGGACGGGCGTGACGCCGGCCATCGCCGACGCGAACGACCTCGAGAGCGACCGGGGCGTCATCGTCGCCTCGGTGAACGAGGGCGCACCCGCGGCCGAGGTACTCCAGGGAAGTGACCGCGTGGAACGCGCCGACCGGCAGTTCGTCCCCATCGGCGGCGACGTCATCGTGGCCGTCGACGGCCAGAACGTCTCGACCTCCGAGGAGCTGGCGTCGGTGCTGCTCGCAGAGACTCGCCCCGGGGACGAGGTGGCGCTCACTATCGTCCGGGACGGTGAGCGAATGACCGTCAACACGACGGTCATCGAACGGCCCGATCCGGAGGCCAGTCCGGGCCCGAACGAGGGACAGCCGTAG
- a CDS encoding CoA-binding protein produces the protein MPVESDEDLREILDHDTIAVVGCSTTPGKAAHDVPAYLQNQGYQIIPVNPFADEVLGERAYDSLTDVPDEIDVVDVFRPSKEVEGIVDATLERDDVTAVWLQLGIEDDEAATRAEDAGLDVVQDRCMKVEHERLG, from the coding sequence ATGCCCGTCGAATCCGACGAAGACCTTCGGGAGATTCTCGACCACGACACCATCGCCGTCGTCGGCTGTTCGACGACGCCGGGCAAGGCTGCCCACGACGTCCCGGCCTACCTCCAGAACCAGGGCTACCAGATCATTCCCGTCAACCCGTTCGCGGACGAGGTTCTGGGCGAGCGAGCCTACGACTCCCTGACGGACGTGCCGGACGAAATCGACGTCGTGGACGTATTTCGCCCGAGCAAGGAGGTCGAGGGCATCGTCGACGCGACGCTGGAACGCGACGACGTGACAGCCGTCTGGCTGCAGCTAGGCATCGAGGACGACGAGGCCGCCACACGGGCCGAGGACGCCGGGCTCGACGTCGTTCAGGACCGGTGTATGAAGGTCGAACACGAGCGGCTGGGCTAG
- the cbiT gene encoding precorrin-6Y C5,15-methyltransferase (decarboxylating) subunit CbiT: MSRVALPHDAKAGPTKPEVRAVLTSKLALSDADHFVEVGSCTGAVTIEAARRAGRVTALERKPGRLDVTRKNLAANDTDAEVELREAEAPDGIPDDATVLFLGGSRNYEAVLDRAVAAGIDRVVMNVSRLEVAGAATQAFRERDLLDEVLQFQVSHGYELAGATSFDAENPVYMLVGGAGESATDDNAVAADGGRTPTTDKLARSDPEGSR; this comes from the coding sequence ATGTCCCGCGTTGCGCTCCCCCACGACGCGAAGGCCGGACCGACCAAACCGGAGGTTCGGGCCGTCCTCACGAGTAAACTCGCGCTGTCAGACGCCGACCACTTCGTCGAGGTCGGGTCGTGTACCGGCGCCGTCACGATCGAAGCGGCCCGCAGGGCGGGTCGGGTCACCGCGCTCGAACGGAAACCCGGGCGCCTCGACGTGACCCGCAAGAACCTCGCTGCCAACGACACGGACGCGGAGGTCGAGTTGCGAGAGGCCGAAGCCCCGGACGGGATACCGGACGACGCAACGGTGCTGTTTCTCGGCGGGAGTCGGAACTACGAAGCCGTCCTCGACCGCGCCGTCGCGGCCGGCATCGACAGAGTCGTGATGAACGTCTCGCGCCTGGAAGTCGCCGGTGCGGCGACGCAGGCGTTCCGCGAGCGCGACCTGCTCGACGAAGTCCTCCAGTTCCAGGTGAGCCACGGCTACGAGCTGGCGGGCGCGACGAGCTTCGACGCGGAGAATCCCGTCTACATGCTCGTCGGCGGCGCCGGCGAGTCAGCGACCGACGACAACGCGGTCGCAGCCGACGGCGGACGCACCCCGACCACCGACAAACTGGCTCGATCCGACCCGGAGGGGTCCCGATGA
- a CDS encoding YhbY family RNA-binding protein, with amino-acid sequence MSSDDRTRKIHELDATLRVGKSGIDPVADELRNQLDNENLVKVKFLRSSLGGTTTEELADELADQASATVVQTRGHTAVFE; translated from the coding sequence ATGTCCAGCGACGACCGAACCCGGAAGATCCACGAACTCGACGCGACACTTCGCGTCGGCAAGAGCGGTATCGACCCTGTCGCCGACGAACTGCGCAACCAGCTCGACAACGAGAACCTCGTGAAGGTGAAGTTCCTCCGGTCCTCGCTCGGCGGGACGACGACAGAGGAACTGGCCGACGAACTGGCTGACCAGGCCAGTGCAACGGTGGTCCAGACGCGTGGCCACACGGCCGTGTTCGAATGA
- a CDS encoding DUF5798 family protein produces MGLGSTAKKVQKLADVAEKTYKRLNELREQVQDVRSTVDETGERVETLETELAEQRAILDAVAGELDLDADAIAADVDANAGESPAEGSAAEDAPADS; encoded by the coding sequence ATGGGACTGGGAAGTACGGCCAAGAAGGTGCAGAAACTGGCCGACGTGGCAGAGAAGACGTACAAACGGCTCAACGAACTGCGGGAACAGGTACAGGACGTCCGTTCGACCGTCGACGAGACGGGTGAACGCGTCGAGACGCTCGAAACCGAGCTGGCCGAACAGCGGGCGATTCTCGACGCCGTCGCCGGGGAGCTGGACCTCGACGCGGACGCCATCGCCGCCGACGTCGACGCGAACGCCGGGGAGTCTCCAGCGGAGGGGTCAGCGGCCGAGGACGCGCCCGCGGACTCATAG
- a CDS encoding glycosyltransferase family 4 protein, whose protein sequence is MRALNYLELAGQLDRSGIGTSVKHQREALADTGVDVVTSPWNGDDPVRAGLAKLGGDRFFADVDVVHCNMIGPGTVATARHAMRTDTPLVLHAHVTREDFRNSFRGSNAVAPALGRYLRWFYSQADLVLCPSEYTRGVLESYPVDAPIQPITNGIDLGRLDGFEGFREEYRERYDVEGMGVFAVGNVFERKGLSTFCRVARRTDYDFTWYGTYESGPSASATVRKWTNEPPENVTFTGWVDDIRGAYGAGDVFMFPAKVENQGIVVLEAMACGKAVVLSDIPVFREFYEDGHDCLICSSEAEFADALDRLAEDPDLRERLGENARETAAEHGLDRVGERLESLYVDLV, encoded by the coding sequence GTGCGCGCGCTGAATTACCTGGAACTGGCGGGGCAACTGGACCGGAGCGGCATCGGCACGTCGGTGAAACACCAGCGGGAGGCGCTGGCCGACACCGGCGTCGACGTCGTCACCTCGCCGTGGAACGGCGACGACCCGGTCCGGGCCGGCCTCGCGAAGCTCGGGGGCGACCGGTTCTTCGCGGACGTCGACGTGGTCCACTGCAACATGATCGGACCCGGGACGGTCGCGACGGCACGCCACGCGATGCGGACCGACACGCCGCTGGTCCTCCACGCCCACGTCACGCGCGAGGACTTCCGGAACAGCTTCCGGGGGTCCAACGCCGTCGCGCCGGCGCTCGGCCGGTACCTCCGGTGGTTCTACTCCCAGGCCGACCTCGTCCTCTGCCCGAGCGAGTACACCAGAGGCGTCCTGGAGTCCTATCCCGTCGACGCCCCCATCCAGCCCATCACGAACGGCATCGACCTGGGGCGACTCGACGGATTCGAGGGGTTTCGCGAGGAGTACCGCGAGCGCTACGACGTCGAGGGGATGGGCGTGTTCGCCGTCGGCAACGTCTTCGAGCGCAAGGGCCTCTCGACGTTCTGTCGGGTCGCCCGGCGGACCGACTACGACTTCACCTGGTACGGCACCTACGAGAGCGGCCCGAGCGCCTCGGCGACGGTCCGCAAGTGGACGAACGAGCCGCCCGAGAACGTCACCTTCACCGGCTGGGTCGACGACATTCGCGGCGCCTACGGCGCGGGCGACGTGTTCATGTTCCCCGCGAAGGTGGAGAACCAGGGCATCGTCGTCCTCGAGGCGATGGCCTGCGGGAAGGCCGTGGTCCTCTCGGACATCCCCGTCTTCCGGGAGTTCTACGAGGACGGCCACGACTGCCTGATCTGCTCGTCGGAAGCGGAGTTCGCCGACGCGCTGGACAGACTCGCCGAAGATCCCGACCTGCGCGAGCGCCTGGGCGAGAACGCCCGCGAGACGGCCGCCGAACACGGTCTCGACCGCGTCGGCGAGCGACTGGAATCGCTGTACGTCGACCTCGTCTGA
- a CDS encoding beta-glucosidase, translating into MDHSDRIVDLVESLTRAEKLALVHGAPDPDGTATGYLPGVDRLGVPELKLADGPLGVRTPGQAATAFPASIALAATFDDDLARRQGAAIGREANARGQDVLLGPGLNLIRVPHCGRNFEYFSEDPVLTGSFAGAVVEGLQSEDVVATPKHFVANNQETRRTRVSADVSERALRECYLPGFRAAVDAGAGAIMTAYNQINGTHASEHHRLLTEVLKGEWGFEGFVMSDWFGTETTVGAANAGLDLEMPGITSEEMMESFDMPDLELSDIDFGNADALPTPETAGTRMFAEPLDEAIDAGDVPEARLDDMVARILGQMERFGVLDDERNEGEIDTPEHREIAEEVATRGTVLLENDGVLPLDDDADVAVVGPAATVAMLGGGGSSEMTAFDETPTVDGIRERAGGTVTYAQGVPEIEIPSFFDDIFGDDEAATDADADTDSASVAIDDAVEAAESAEVAVVVVQDATTEAEDRDDLRLPGDQDALVEAVAAANDRTVVVVQSSGPVELPWRDDVAAVVESWYPGQADGDAVASVLYGDADAGGRLPVTFAPESEYPATEPHQYPGDDEVHYDEGVFVGYRHFDDTDAEPTYPFGHGLSYAEFAYRDVEMVDDETVRVTVENTSERDGREVVQAYVRPPHVADVERPLREFAGHTAVDIPAGESVTVDVTLDDLAFRRYDESDGWTVDPGAYGVEVGRSSRDVRAETGVSR; encoded by the coding sequence ATGGACCACAGCGATCGGATCGTGGACCTGGTCGAATCGCTCACTCGCGCGGAGAAGCTCGCTCTCGTCCACGGAGCGCCCGACCCGGACGGAACGGCGACGGGCTATCTTCCCGGCGTGGACCGACTCGGTGTGCCCGAACTGAAGCTGGCAGACGGTCCACTCGGCGTCAGAACCCCCGGACAGGCGGCGACGGCGTTCCCGGCGTCCATCGCGCTCGCGGCGACGTTCGACGACGACCTCGCGCGACGGCAGGGCGCAGCTATCGGGCGCGAGGCGAACGCGCGCGGGCAGGACGTCCTCCTTGGCCCGGGGCTCAACCTGATACGGGTCCCCCACTGCGGTCGCAACTTCGAGTACTTCTCGGAAGACCCCGTGCTCACCGGCTCCTTCGCCGGCGCTGTCGTCGAGGGGCTCCAGTCCGAGGACGTCGTCGCGACGCCGAAACACTTCGTCGCGAACAACCAGGAGACCAGACGCACCAGAGTCAGCGCCGACGTCTCCGAGAGAGCCCTGCGGGAGTGCTACTTGCCCGGTTTCCGCGCCGCCGTCGACGCCGGTGCCGGTGCGATCATGACCGCCTACAACCAGATCAACGGGACGCACGCGAGCGAGCACCACCGACTCCTGACAGAGGTTCTGAAGGGCGAGTGGGGGTTCGAGGGGTTCGTCATGTCCGACTGGTTCGGCACGGAGACCACCGTCGGCGCCGCCAACGCCGGCCTCGACCTGGAGATGCCCGGGATCACCAGCGAGGAGATGATGGAATCGTTCGACATGCCGGACCTGGAGCTCTCGGACATCGACTTCGGGAACGCCGACGCGCTCCCGACGCCGGAGACCGCCGGCACGCGCATGTTCGCCGAACCGCTCGACGAGGCCATCGACGCCGGAGACGTGCCCGAGGCGCGCCTCGACGACATGGTCGCCCGCATCCTCGGCCAGATGGAGCGATTCGGCGTCCTCGACGACGAGCGGAACGAAGGCGAGATCGACACCCCTGAACACCGCGAAATCGCCGAGGAGGTCGCGACCCGTGGTACCGTCCTGCTCGAAAACGACGGCGTCCTCCCTCTCGACGACGACGCGGATGTGGCGGTGGTCGGACCGGCCGCGACCGTCGCCATGCTCGGCGGCGGCGGGTCCTCGGAGATGACGGCGTTCGACGAGACGCCGACTGTCGACGGGATCCGGGAACGAGCCGGCGGGACGGTCACCTACGCCCAGGGCGTCCCCGAGATCGAGATTCCGTCGTTCTTCGACGACATCTTCGGCGACGACGAGGCCGCAACCGACGCAGACGCCGACACCGATTCGGCGTCCGTCGCCATCGACGACGCCGTCGAGGCGGCCGAATCGGCCGAGGTCGCCGTCGTCGTCGTCCAGGACGCCACGACGGAGGCCGAGGACCGCGACGACCTCCGGCTCCCCGGCGACCAGGACGCCCTCGTCGAGGCGGTCGCCGCCGCGAATGACCGGACCGTCGTGGTCGTCCAGTCCAGCGGCCCCGTCGAACTGCCCTGGCGCGACGACGTCGCCGCCGTCGTCGAGTCGTGGTACCCCGGCCAGGCCGACGGCGACGCCGTCGCGTCGGTGCTCTACGGCGACGCCGACGCCGGTGGCCGCCTCCCTGTCACCTTCGCGCCCGAGTCTGAGTACCCGGCGACGGAGCCCCACCAGTACCCCGGCGACGACGAGGTCCACTACGACGAGGGCGTCTTCGTCGGCTACCGCCACTTCGACGACACTGACGCCGAGCCGACCTACCCCTTCGGCCACGGCCTCTCCTACGCCGAATTCGCCTACCGTGACGTCGAGATGGTCGACGACGAGACGGTCCGCGTCACCGTCGAGAACACCAGTGAGCGGGACGGCCGCGAAGTCGTCCAGGCGTACGTCCGCCCGCCGCACGTCGCCGACGTCGAGCGACCCCTTCGGGAGTTCGCCGGCCACACCGCCGTCGATATCCCCGCCGGCGAATCGGTCACGGTCGACGTCACGCTCGACGACCTGGCCTTCCGTCGCTACGACGAGTCCGACGGCTGGACGGTCGACCCCGGTGCATACGGCGTCGAAGTCGGCCGGTCCTCCCGTGACGTCCGCGCCGAGACCGGCGTTTCGCGGTAG
- a CDS encoding response regulator, which produces MTTQSGRPENLLVVEDNPGDSRLIEEGFREANSEATLHVVSTGEEALDFVHLRGEYEAAPEPDLILLDWNLPAMDGERLLSELQAAYEDVPVAIMTGSQATEAAIRSVAPDADAYLTKPTEPTAYVDLVRSIY; this is translated from the coding sequence ATGACGACGCAGTCCGGTCGGCCGGAGAACCTCCTGGTAGTGGAGGACAATCCCGGCGACAGTCGCCTCATCGAGGAGGGGTTCCGGGAGGCGAACTCCGAGGCGACGCTCCACGTCGTCTCGACGGGCGAGGAAGCCCTCGACTTCGTCCACCTGCGCGGCGAGTACGAGGCTGCGCCCGAACCGGACCTGATACTGCTCGACTGGAACCTGCCAGCGATGGACGGCGAACGGCTCCTTTCCGAACTCCAGGCCGCCTACGAGGACGTCCCGGTGGCGATAATGACCGGCTCGCAGGCCACGGAAGCGGCCATCAGGTCTGTGGCACCCGACGCGGACGCGTACCTGACGAAACCGACGGAACCGACCGCGTACGTCGACCTGGTTCGCTCGATTTACTGA
- a CDS encoding RAD55 family ATPase translates to MSYTLGGRLDGASIRPGTNVLVTGPPLTGKRRLGREILRHGMAAGEGSIVISTHDSAERVEEVFAAANGTDDDLLGIVDCVTRHVGRSPTDTDRVRYASSPTDMTGIGIKFAESIEYFQCEHGVEHNRVLLNSVTTLLQYTSLQTVFRFLHALTTRIEEVDAIGVAIVESTVHDEEAMGTIRELFDGVVETDLDGSLSVDLPATDGDDGIRGS, encoded by the coding sequence GTGAGCTACACACTCGGTGGTCGACTGGACGGAGCATCGATCCGTCCCGGGACGAACGTGCTCGTCACCGGGCCGCCGTTGACCGGCAAGCGCCGGCTGGGACGCGAGATACTCCGCCACGGCATGGCAGCCGGTGAGGGGTCTATCGTCATCTCGACGCACGACTCGGCCGAGCGGGTCGAGGAGGTGTTCGCGGCCGCCAACGGCACCGACGACGACTTGCTGGGTATCGTCGACTGCGTCACCAGACACGTGGGCAGGTCACCGACTGACACCGACCGGGTCCGCTACGCGTCCTCGCCGACGGACATGACTGGCATCGGGATCAAATTCGCCGAGTCCATCGAGTACTTCCAGTGCGAACACGGGGTCGAACACAACCGCGTCCTGTTGAACTCCGTCACGACGCTGCTCCAGTACACCTCGCTCCAGACCGTCTTCCGGTTCCTCCACGCGCTCACGACGCGCATCGAGGAAGTCGACGCCATCGGCGTCGCCATCGTCGAATCGACGGTCCACGACGAAGAGGCGATGGGCACCATCCGCGAGCTGTTCGACGGCGTCGTCGAGACCGACCTCGACGGGTCGCTGTCGGTCGACCTCCCGGCGACCGACGGAGACGACGGAATCCGCGGGTCCTGA
- a CDS encoding DUF7557 family protein, which produces MTYEIELDDELGERIERHLEDDETPAEFIGELLSVYETEGSFLQEGYSE; this is translated from the coding sequence ATGACCTACGAGATCGAACTCGACGACGAACTGGGAGAGCGCATCGAACGCCACCTCGAGGACGACGAGACGCCAGCGGAGTTCATCGGCGAGCTCCTGTCCGTTTACGAGACGGAAGGGAGCTTTCTCCAGGAAGGCTACTCCGAGTAA
- a CDS encoding DUF7550 family protein → MSDTDHEHGHEEAERPDYDPKNPELPSREPPLRTTAPQSEYTFGQVTTGFAVLAVGLALTFGLALVLV, encoded by the coding sequence ATGAGCGACACCGACCACGAGCACGGCCACGAGGAAGCGGAACGCCCGGACTACGACCCGAAGAACCCAGAACTTCCCTCCCGAGAACCGCCGCTCCGGACGACGGCTCCCCAGAGCGAGTACACCTTCGGCCAGGTCACCACCGGTTTCGCCGTCCTCGCCGTCGGTCTCGCCCTGACGTTCGGCCTCGCGCTCGTTCTGGTCTGA
- a CDS encoding ribonuclease P protein component 4, whose protein sequence is MTAGETEIAHERIDRLHAFAKEAAGEGQTDRAREYVRRARRVAERNRLSLPREFKRFTCDACDAYLIPGKNARVRLQDGHVVITCDCGTQARYPYH, encoded by the coding sequence ATGACTGCCGGCGAAACCGAGATCGCCCACGAGCGCATCGACCGCCTCCACGCGTTCGCGAAGGAGGCCGCCGGCGAGGGCCAGACCGACCGCGCCCGCGAGTACGTCCGCCGGGCTCGCAGGGTCGCGGAACGCAACCGGCTTTCCCTACCCCGCGAGTTCAAGCGCTTCACCTGCGACGCCTGTGACGCCTACCTGATCCCGGGGAAGAACGCCCGCGTCCGCCTCCAGGACGGCCACGTCGTGATAACCTGCGACTGCGGGACCCAGGCGCGCTATCCTTACCACTGA
- a CDS encoding mechanosensitive ion channel family protein: MILQQNLTGFVAELLGRVLPDVVADPAASLLVFVVVLVTIYLVGKVAIIPVVNRFLSARNLDAHARRPITKLVNIAVIFVGIAVAFGLADYGDFLQSLATIAAAATLAIGFAMQDVLQNFVAGIFIYTDRPFRIGDWIEWDGHSGVVEDISLRVTRVRTFDNELLTVPNSQLTDGVIKNPVAKEQLRLKFDFGIGYDDDIDRATEIILEEADAHEGIMDDPAPSVRLVELGDSSVGLQSRIWIDNPSRSDFVKVRGEYVQSVKERFDAEDIDIPYPNRTIGGGIELSNVDGVVEPADD; encoded by the coding sequence ATGATACTCCAGCAGAACCTCACGGGGTTCGTCGCCGAGTTGCTCGGACGGGTCCTGCCGGACGTCGTCGCCGACCCCGCCGCCTCGTTGCTCGTGTTCGTCGTCGTCCTGGTCACCATCTACCTCGTCGGCAAGGTGGCCATCATCCCGGTCGTGAACCGGTTCCTCTCGGCGCGGAACCTGGACGCCCACGCGCGGCGCCCGATCACGAAACTCGTCAACATCGCAGTCATCTTCGTCGGGATCGCCGTCGCGTTCGGGCTCGCCGACTACGGTGACTTCCTGCAGTCGCTGGCGACCATCGCCGCGGCGGCGACGCTGGCCATCGGCTTCGCGATGCAGGACGTCCTCCAGAACTTCGTCGCGGGTATCTTCATCTACACCGACCGCCCGTTCCGCATCGGTGACTGGATAGAGTGGGACGGACATTCGGGCGTCGTCGAGGACATCTCCCTGCGGGTGACGCGGGTGCGGACGTTCGACAACGAGCTCCTGACGGTGCCGAACTCCCAGCTCACCGACGGCGTCATCAAGAACCCCGTCGCGAAGGAACAGCTGCGACTCAAGTTCGACTTCGGCATCGGCTACGACGACGACATCGACAGGGCGACCGAGATCATCCTCGAGGAGGCCGACGCCCACGAGGGGATCATGGACGACCCGGCGCCCTCGGTCAGGCTCGTCGAACTCGGTGACTCCTCGGTCGGTCTCCAGTCCCGCATCTGGATCGACAATCCGAGCCGGTCGGACTTCGTGAAGGTCCGCGGCGAGTACGTCCAGTCGGTGAAGGAACGGTTCGACGCGGAAGACATCGACATCCCGTACCCGAACCGCACCATCGGCGGCGGCATCGAACTCTCGAACGTCGACGGCGTCGTCGAACCCGCCGACGACTGA